In a genomic window of Ralstonia nicotianae:
- a CDS encoding aminotransferase class III-fold pyridoxal phosphate-dependent enzyme: MFELRYNDPNHAAHLVSKHGRDLAAIVMMPYEIDPPVAGHLHCMQALARKAGALFVLDEVRSGFRIALGGAQSYFGLEPDLSAFGKALGNGYCISALAGRACHMRHILKLGLTVTHYRSPDVMAAAVATLEALDRSDAPARLTALGERLMSGLDRTFATSGVPGRAVGFPATPFVRFDAPRPNVRDSMVRHFINGMLAEGVLMCPAHHWFLCAAMTDADVDAIVTAAARVLAGLRGTIDPHAPSPPGAA, encoded by the coding sequence GTGTTCGAACTGCGCTACAACGACCCGAATCACGCGGCCCACCTCGTATCGAAGCATGGTCGGGACCTGGCCGCCATCGTCATGATGCCCTACGAGATCGACCCTCCGGTGGCCGGCCATCTCCATTGCATGCAGGCGCTCGCACGAAAGGCCGGCGCGCTCTTCGTCCTCGACGAGGTGCGATCGGGATTCCGGATCGCGCTTGGCGGCGCCCAATCGTACTTCGGGCTCGAACCGGATCTATCGGCCTTCGGCAAGGCACTCGGCAACGGCTATTGCATCTCGGCCCTCGCGGGGCGCGCCTGCCATATGCGGCACATCCTGAAGCTCGGATTGACCGTCACGCATTACCGCTCTCCCGATGTCATGGCCGCAGCCGTGGCGACCTTGGAAGCACTCGATCGATCCGACGCGCCGGCAAGGCTGACCGCGCTGGGCGAGCGTCTGATGTCGGGGCTGGACCGGACCTTCGCAACGTCCGGCGTGCCCGGCCGTGCCGTCGGCTTCCCGGCCACGCCGTTCGTACGGTTCGACGCCCCCCGACCGAATGTCCGCGACAGCATGGTCCGGCATTTCATCAATGGCATGCTGGCCGAGGGCGTTCTGATGTGCCCGGCCCACCATTGGTTCCTGTGCGCGGCCATGACGGATGCGGATGTCGACGCCATCGTCACGGCCGCGGCGCGCGTGCTCGCCGGACTGCGCGGCACCATCGACCCGCATGCCCCATCCCCTCCCGGCGCAGCCTGA
- a CDS encoding aminotransferase class III-fold pyridoxal phosphate-dependent enzyme — translation MPRPRACRCSLRDPKAAYLRDVDGHRYIDCALGYGSVVLGHGHPAVADAMRQAARLGGHSTLLNRWHAELAQRFVDMIPAAEMVAFLRTGSDAVSAAVRLARAITKRRVVLHWGLHG, via the coding sequence ATGCCCCGACCGCGGGCGTGCCGCTGTTCGCTTCGCGATCCGAAGGCGGCCTATCTCCGGGACGTCGACGGCCATCGCTACATCGATTGCGCGCTGGGCTACGGCTCGGTCGTACTGGGACACGGCCACCCCGCCGTGGCCGACGCAATGCGGCAGGCGGCCCGGCTCGGCGGCCATTCGACACTGCTCAATCGCTGGCATGCTGAGCTTGCGCAACGTTTTGTCGACATGATCCCGGCGGCCGAAATGGTCGCCTTCCTGCGGACCGGGTCGGATGCAGTCAGTGCCGCCGTCCGCCTGGCAAGGGCGATCACGAAGCGCAGGGTGGTGCTCCATTGGGGGCTGCACGGCTGA
- a CDS encoding Dyp-type peroxidase, translated as MAESGNSMRWSRLVVDFFLDPHGRAPVGASPDTAQAESPEPLLRDRANATLSWMQPGLIYPAPFQNALSILRLPPSMDRAGFGKLLSAARRYIHTDHPDVHASACVAFAFSTWTQFCKAESRTPPRGMVFEEPGAGPDAPQVVDRSRGALQSSGVQAWFVIKADTQDAVSAIARFLTERLGEAGVAADAIVEVAMQSRVNPTLPKGGAGGRVLGGRFQENLRNPASPVEVLEHVLVGDEDPGSIGGAFVFTQRFQINWAEIHSKAAAEIDSVIGRHQYSDELVPSYDARSHVRSSHTYDATGNTIKLLRLGLPFGQRKRNDAGTPLVENAGGASHNDEAGIYFIGVARSAARIESVLRSQFGEADGDGFARDRLLGGTHVRSDLGGFFYAPSLRELQAEAFADDLNSRVPNRFEDWRRFPGVDWSRLNRHYEKRSPNGWMFYNHKDYLYTIGTRAASDNGPAPLSLRVQFLLERLFSKWDDTWYRAQKPAELAPLRQQLERFFADSSHAPERDALLAEAGGDVKGPTPQARAADHVMRQPVALRAAWAARLLCNLAARLDGVGRRGNGGMDTCDIHPLDLLAGSMPAQSLAEGRYVIDYTRDDDDEAERFRWFNLSLSPTSGVGHVVPGYEALLTHGIRGVSRRIDEAQQALAATDPQRTEAVAPFYAGSRLALRGLAEYLEGLAGTAHDTAQALPQDQKIERTNLAEMEARLRRLASGAVPETVLDALQLVLACHATLHLCGEPVAVGRLDRLIRPFQEKAPLGETQLQEAIDCFWLKLGEKTLLNRIFIDDRQELGNLAMGNRAGPYPKGQSVNQWIQQVTVGGLNADGSWEYSDVTLACLRASSRLPFNAPVLSLRVSRDMPSAWRKRLLAEAARGQLSGGASPILLNDDKIIPALSGSGIAIGPRASADEAARWNAAVRREDAHDYACDGCYEPQFVGANWFHLGGVTLLQMLEVALNQGRQMQSAGPVDLFGKNVSFRSQPASAIASYAELEDVFFKHLEWTFARQMEGTVADFGRMEGVCPSPLLNLFIHDCLAKGRDIYAGGARYNVFGPCFTSLANTINALWAIRVMCFDQATAITTLSELVQALLCNWGENMIDPLVHPTVLAGDATRVSQAATRFRQLRSIALSLPRWGRGNADIDRFGNEICQRVAGIAVQVMAQPRDGLADQYRRKAMAYGTPAHPFGGFCMQPGVGTFASYVEQGLGCAASADGRLSGQPLGTDMSPSPSPLDLPATDASQQRVDGVLALKGITATDAFGFANGAPVDLNIDESIGESRLVEILDAFVEGEGSNILTVTTADQATFLAAANSPESFDLLRVRMGGWTEMFVAMHATHQKVHPRRPYST; from the coding sequence ATGGCCGAGTCAGGCAACAGCATGCGTTGGAGCCGTCTTGTCGTGGATTTTTTCCTCGACCCGCACGGCCGCGCGCCAGTTGGCGCATCGCCGGATACCGCACAGGCGGAGAGCCCGGAGCCATTGCTGCGTGATCGGGCCAACGCTACCCTGAGCTGGATGCAGCCGGGTCTGATCTATCCCGCCCCTTTTCAGAATGCGTTGTCGATCTTGCGCCTGCCGCCTTCCATGGACCGCGCAGGGTTCGGCAAATTGCTGTCGGCCGCTCGTCGCTACATCCACACCGACCATCCCGACGTCCATGCCAGCGCTTGCGTAGCGTTTGCCTTCTCGACCTGGACGCAATTCTGCAAGGCCGAATCGCGTACGCCGCCGCGCGGCATGGTGTTTGAGGAGCCCGGCGCCGGCCCGGATGCACCGCAAGTGGTCGACCGGTCGCGCGGCGCGCTGCAGAGCAGCGGCGTGCAGGCCTGGTTCGTCATCAAGGCCGATACGCAGGACGCCGTGTCCGCGATCGCGCGTTTTCTCACGGAGCGCTTGGGTGAGGCGGGCGTCGCGGCGGACGCTATCGTCGAGGTCGCCATGCAGTCGCGTGTCAACCCGACGCTGCCGAAGGGCGGGGCGGGCGGGCGCGTGCTCGGGGGCCGGTTCCAGGAGAACCTGCGCAATCCCGCTTCGCCCGTGGAAGTGCTCGAGCATGTGCTGGTGGGCGACGAAGACCCCGGCAGCATCGGCGGCGCTTTTGTCTTTACCCAGCGTTTCCAGATCAACTGGGCGGAAATCCACTCCAAGGCGGCCGCCGAGATCGATTCGGTGATTGGCCGTCACCAGTACAGCGACGAGCTGGTCCCCTCGTACGATGCCCGTTCTCACGTTCGCAGTTCCCACACGTACGATGCCACGGGCAACACCATCAAACTGCTGCGCTTGGGTTTGCCCTTCGGCCAGCGCAAGCGCAACGACGCAGGCACGCCCCTGGTCGAGAACGCGGGCGGGGCTTCGCACAACGACGAGGCGGGCATCTATTTCATCGGTGTCGCGCGCTCGGCGGCACGGATCGAATCCGTTCTGCGCTCGCAATTCGGCGAAGCGGATGGCGATGGCTTCGCGCGCGATCGCCTGCTTGGCGGCACGCACGTCCGCTCGGACCTGGGCGGCTTCTTCTATGCGCCCAGCTTGCGCGAGTTGCAGGCCGAGGCCTTCGCAGACGACCTCAACAGCCGGGTGCCCAACCGCTTCGAGGATTGGCGGCGGTTCCCGGGGGTGGATTGGTCGCGGCTCAACCGCCATTACGAAAAGCGCTCGCCCAACGGCTGGATGTTCTACAACCACAAGGACTATCTCTACACGATCGGCACCCGCGCGGCCAGCGACAATGGACCCGCCCCGCTGTCCCTGCGTGTTCAGTTTCTTCTCGAACGCTTGTTCAGCAAGTGGGACGATACGTGGTATCGCGCTCAGAAGCCGGCCGAGCTGGCGCCGCTTCGTCAGCAGCTGGAGCGTTTCTTCGCCGATTCGAGTCATGCCCCGGAGCGGGATGCGCTGCTGGCCGAAGCGGGGGGCGACGTCAAGGGGCCGACGCCCCAGGCGCGCGCCGCCGATCATGTCATGCGTCAACCCGTCGCACTGCGCGCCGCCTGGGCGGCCCGGCTGCTGTGCAACCTGGCGGCTCGGCTCGACGGCGTCGGCCGCCGTGGCAACGGCGGGATGGATACCTGCGACATTCACCCGCTCGATCTCCTCGCCGGGTCGATGCCGGCGCAATCGCTGGCCGAGGGCCGCTACGTCATCGACTACACACGGGACGATGACGATGAGGCCGAGCGGTTTCGCTGGTTCAACCTGTCGCTCAGCCCCACCTCGGGCGTGGGCCACGTCGTCCCTGGCTACGAAGCCCTGCTGACACACGGAATCCGTGGGGTCAGCCGTCGGATCGACGAGGCTCAGCAGGCGCTTGCCGCCACCGATCCCCAGCGCACGGAAGCGGTCGCGCCCTTCTATGCGGGGTCCCGTCTTGCGCTGCGCGGGCTTGCCGAATATCTCGAGGGGCTGGCCGGCACCGCGCACGACACTGCGCAGGCCTTGCCGCAGGACCAGAAGATCGAACGCACGAATCTGGCGGAGATGGAGGCGCGGCTGCGGCGGCTGGCCAGCGGCGCGGTGCCCGAGACGGTGCTCGACGCGCTCCAGCTGGTGCTGGCTTGCCATGCGACGCTGCACCTGTGCGGAGAACCGGTCGCGGTGGGGCGGCTTGACCGGCTGATTCGACCGTTCCAGGAAAAAGCGCCGCTCGGCGAGACGCAGTTGCAGGAAGCCATCGACTGCTTCTGGCTGAAGCTCGGTGAGAAAACCTTGCTCAACCGGATTTTCATCGACGACCGCCAGGAACTGGGCAATCTCGCGATGGGCAATCGCGCGGGCCCGTACCCCAAGGGGCAGAGCGTCAACCAGTGGATCCAGCAGGTCACGGTCGGTGGTCTGAACGCCGATGGCAGCTGGGAATATTCCGATGTCACGCTGGCCTGCCTGCGCGCGTCGTCCCGCTTGCCGTTCAACGCGCCGGTCCTGTCGCTGCGGGTTTCGAGGGACATGCCCTCCGCATGGCGCAAGCGCCTGCTGGCCGAGGCCGCGCGCGGGCAGCTCAGCGGCGGCGCCAGCCCGATCCTGCTCAATGACGACAAGATCATTCCGGCGCTCAGCGGCTCGGGTATCGCGATCGGGCCACGCGCCAGCGCCGACGAAGCCGCGCGGTGGAACGCGGCCGTCCGCCGGGAAGACGCCCATGACTACGCTTGCGATGGCTGCTACGAGCCGCAGTTTGTCGGCGCCAACTGGTTCCATCTCGGTGGCGTCACCCTCTTGCAGATGCTGGAGGTTGCGCTGAACCAGGGCCGGCAGATGCAATCGGCCGGCCCCGTCGATCTGTTCGGCAAGAACGTTTCGTTCCGGTCTCAGCCAGCCAGCGCGATCGCTTCCTACGCCGAGCTGGAAGATGTGTTCTTCAAGCACCTGGAGTGGACGTTCGCACGCCAGATGGAAGGAACGGTGGCGGATTTCGGACGCATGGAGGGCGTCTGTCCGTCGCCGTTGCTCAACCTGTTCATCCACGACTGCTTGGCCAAGGGGCGCGATATCTATGCCGGCGGCGCGCGCTACAACGTGTTCGGGCCGTGCTTCACGTCGCTGGCCAACACGATCAACGCGTTGTGGGCAATCCGCGTGATGTGCTTCGATCAGGCGACCGCGATCACGACATTGAGCGAACTGGTCCAGGCGCTCCTCTGCAACTGGGGCGAGAACATGATCGACCCACTGGTTCATCCGACCGTGCTGGCCGGGGATGCCACGCGCGTCAGTCAGGCCGCGACCCGGTTCCGCCAACTGCGATCCATCGCACTGTCGCTGCCCCGGTGGGGACGCGGCAACGCGGACATCGACCGGTTCGGCAACGAGATCTGCCAACGCGTCGCAGGGATCGCGGTGCAGGTCATGGCCCAGCCTCGCGATGGGCTGGCCGACCAGTACCGGCGCAAGGCAATGGCCTACGGCACGCCGGCGCATCCTTTCGGCGGCTTCTGCATGCAGCCGGGCGTGGGGACGTTCGCGAGCTATGTGGAGCAGGGGTTGGGCTGCGCGGCATCGGCCGACGGGCGGCTTTCCGGCCAGCCGTTGGGCACCGACATGTCGCCATCTCCTTCGCCTCTCGATCTGCCGGCAACCGATGCCAGCCAGCAGCGCGTTGACGGCGTGCTCGCGCTCAAGGGCATCACGGCGACGGATGCTTTCGGCTTTGCCAATGGGGCTCCGGTCGATCTCAATATCGACGAAAGCATTGGCGAAAGCCGGCTGGTCGAGATTCTGGACGCCTTTGTCGAAGGGGAGGGGTCGAACATCCTGACGGTGACCACGGCGGATCAGGCCACCTTCCTGGCTGCGGCCAACTCGCCCGAGAGCTTCGATCTGCTGCGCGTACGGATGGGCGGCTGGACCGAGATGTTCGTGGCGATGCACGCCACCCATCAGAAGGTGCATCCGCGCCGGCCTTACAGCACATAA
- a CDS encoding DUF2278 family protein, whose translation MNQYCMFKGKLQNAAPFKPQYPGSPHYVINVKGSDDAIFKIVVNSASTEIGEDGNNNVYFYADLNFTDPLTEKLGQLPYGLQTTDFPRLDYWQDRSLLDLRRMRPVPYADENGQRADVNDIISEILSIDTTQPPMSLPYDNGNGQPQNRDFYPPTDHDVVVYGFGFLFLPKKDGLHETHMNQGNPRGKHWGENGAFQDGAVIVQRADGFAAIFTAFQTQCLPTDARGYPLASARPLPEFIAG comes from the coding sequence ATGAATCAATATTGCATGTTCAAAGGCAAGCTGCAGAACGCGGCCCCGTTCAAGCCCCAATATCCGGGCAGTCCGCACTACGTGATCAACGTCAAAGGCAGTGACGACGCCATCTTCAAGATCGTTGTGAACTCGGCGTCGACCGAAATCGGCGAAGACGGCAACAACAACGTCTATTTCTACGCCGATCTGAACTTTACCGACCCGCTCACCGAAAAGCTCGGTCAATTGCCCTATGGGCTGCAGACCACCGATTTCCCCCGGCTCGACTACTGGCAGGACCGCAGCTTGCTCGACCTGCGCCGGATGCGGCCCGTCCCGTACGCGGATGAAAACGGCCAGCGTGCCGACGTCAACGACATCATCAGCGAGATCCTGTCGATCGATACGACCCAGCCGCCGATGTCCTTGCCCTACGACAACGGCAATGGTCAACCGCAGAATCGCGATTTCTACCCGCCAACCGACCATGACGTTGTCGTCTATGGTTTCGGCTTCCTGTTTCTTCCCAAGAAAGACGGACTGCATGAAACCCACATGAATCAGGGCAATCCGCGCGGAAAGCACTGGGGGGAAAACGGCGCGTTTCAGGATGGCGCGGTGATCGTGCAGCGCGCCGATGGTTTCGCCGCGATCTTCACCGCATTCCAGACGCAATGCCTGCCCACCGATGCCAGGGGATATCCGCTCGCGAGCGCGCGCCCCTTGCCCGAATTCATTGCAGGCTGA
- a CDS encoding restriction endonuclease, whose translation MWMIRADGGRLYDDFRQKGIAAIGWTQLAHHAKAGMTKKELADLHLFIVPETKEKMAVSVASQVWRFMNEVKVDDLVVTYSPASRTYLIGKVTGVCESRADLTDAGMPLARTVMWQDREVNRDGLTDAAKTSLGSMLAVFVVPTFAAHELLGTAADQPVQHIPEVFEEPAETDPSSAVEWSLDALRQLEWKRFEMLCVWYYEAMGFTVETVPQGADGGVDATLYMKGKPDPIALVQCKAWSTPVKVAPVRALGGVMHTKKVKRGIFWSLTGFIGQPVQDYAKEAGIQLLDGADIVERIRALDAEKRDELLTQAFEGDYQTPTCAACGVKMVVRQGESGSFWGCHNYPKGCRVKLPRAA comes from the coding sequence ATGTGGATGATCCGGGCCGATGGTGGCCGTCTCTACGATGATTTTCGTCAGAAAGGTATTGCTGCTATCGGTTGGACGCAGCTTGCGCACCATGCCAAGGCTGGCATGACGAAGAAAGAACTGGCCGATCTGCATCTATTCATCGTGCCGGAAACAAAAGAAAAGATGGCGGTTTCAGTGGCGTCGCAGGTTTGGCGCTTCATGAACGAGGTCAAGGTCGATGACTTGGTTGTCACGTACTCGCCAGCCAGCCGCACCTACCTGATCGGTAAGGTGACAGGGGTGTGCGAAAGCCGGGCTGATCTGACGGATGCGGGCATGCCACTGGCGCGAACCGTTATGTGGCAGGACAGGGAGGTCAACCGCGATGGTTTGACTGATGCCGCCAAGACCAGTCTTGGATCAATGTTGGCGGTGTTCGTGGTGCCCACGTTCGCTGCGCACGAACTGCTTGGCACAGCCGCTGATCAGCCGGTCCAGCACATCCCAGAGGTGTTCGAGGAACCAGCGGAGACTGATCCATCATCAGCGGTGGAGTGGTCCCTTGATGCGCTTCGGCAACTGGAATGGAAGCGATTCGAGATGCTGTGCGTGTGGTACTACGAGGCCATGGGATTTACCGTCGAAACGGTGCCACAAGGGGCGGATGGTGGTGTCGACGCAACCCTGTACATGAAGGGGAAGCCTGATCCCATCGCACTGGTCCAGTGCAAGGCATGGAGTACACCCGTCAAGGTGGCGCCTGTCCGCGCGCTTGGTGGCGTCATGCACACCAAGAAGGTCAAACGGGGCATTTTCTGGTCACTGACAGGTTTCATCGGCCAACCGGTGCAGGACTACGCCAAAGAGGCTGGCATCCAGTTGTTGGATGGTGCGGACATTGTTGAACGCATCCGTGCCTTGGATGCTGAAAAGCGAGATGAACTGCTGACACAGGCGTTCGAAGGTGACTACCAGACGCCGACCTGTGCCGCTTGCGGGGTAAAGATGGTGGTCCGTCAAGGCGAAAGTGGTTCGTTCTGGGGGTGCCACAACTACCCGAAGGGGTGCAGGGTAAAGCTTCCACGTGCGGCGTGA
- a CDS encoding FAD-binding oxidoreductase, with protein sequence MTHDAFLQACTDAIGGTHVLTAPEDQAPYLTDWRKRFTGRARAVLRPADPEQVAALVRLCAGHGVPIVPQGGNTGLCGGATPDAAGTAVVISLQRLQRVRAVDPINNTITVDAGCILASVQDAAAAADRLFPLSLAAEGSCTIGGNLATNAGGTAVLRYGNARELCLGVEAVLPDGALWNGLRGLRKDNTGYDLRDLLIGAEGTLGIITGATLKLFPQPRAQVTALAALASPRQALAFLSLAQGHAGTLLTGFELMSAFCLALVRKHYPQLRVPFSQAYPQYVLLELSDLESEAHARGVFETLMEDALAREVILDAAVAESVAQSRALWDLREHIPLAQADEGKNIKHDIAVPISRIADFIDLTDRALAAAYPGIRMVTFGHLGDGNLHYNVSPPAGQDHETFLANQPRINRIVHDSVHAHGGSISAEHGIGQLKREDNARYKSPVELAAMRAIKQALDPRGLMNPGKVL encoded by the coding sequence ATGACCCACGATGCCTTCCTGCAGGCCTGCACCGACGCCATCGGCGGCACGCACGTCCTGACTGCGCCGGAAGACCAGGCACCCTATCTGACCGACTGGCGCAAGCGCTTCACCGGCCGGGCACGCGCCGTGCTGCGCCCGGCCGATCCCGAGCAGGTCGCCGCGCTGGTGCGCCTGTGCGCCGGCCATGGCGTGCCGATCGTCCCGCAGGGCGGCAACACCGGGCTGTGCGGCGGCGCCACGCCCGACGCCGCGGGCACGGCCGTGGTGATCTCGCTGCAGCGCCTGCAGCGCGTACGCGCGGTCGATCCGATCAACAACACCATCACCGTGGATGCCGGCTGCATCCTGGCGAGCGTGCAGGATGCGGCGGCGGCGGCCGACCGCCTGTTTCCGCTGAGCCTGGCCGCGGAAGGCAGTTGCACCATCGGCGGCAACCTGGCGACCAATGCCGGCGGCACGGCCGTGCTGCGCTACGGCAACGCGCGCGAGCTGTGCCTGGGCGTGGAGGCCGTGCTGCCCGACGGCGCGCTGTGGAACGGCCTGCGCGGCCTGCGCAAGGACAACACCGGCTACGATCTGCGCGACCTGCTGATCGGTGCGGAAGGCACGCTGGGCATCATCACCGGCGCGACGCTGAAACTGTTTCCGCAACCACGCGCACAGGTGACGGCCCTGGCTGCATTGGCGTCACCGCGGCAAGCGCTGGCATTCCTGTCGCTGGCGCAAGGCCATGCAGGCACGCTGCTGACGGGGTTCGAGCTGATGTCGGCGTTCTGCCTGGCGCTGGTGCGCAAGCACTACCCGCAGTTACGCGTGCCGTTCAGCCAGGCGTATCCACAGTACGTCCTGCTCGAACTGTCAGACCTGGAAAGCGAAGCGCACGCGCGCGGCGTGTTCGAAACCCTGATGGAAGACGCGCTGGCGCGCGAGGTGATCCTGGACGCCGCCGTCGCGGAATCCGTCGCCCAGTCGCGCGCGCTGTGGGATCTGCGCGAGCACATCCCGCTCGCCCAGGCCGACGAAGGCAAGAACATCAAGCACGACATCGCCGTGCCGATCTCGCGCATCGCCGACTTCATCGACTTGACCGACCGCGCGCTGGCGGCCGCCTACCCCGGCATCCGCATGGTGACCTTCGGCCACCTGGGCGACGGCAACCTGCACTACAACGTGTCGCCGCCGGCCGGCCAGGATCACGAGACCTTCCTGGCCAACCAGCCCCGCATCAACCGCATCGTGCACGACAGCGTGCACGCGCACGGCGGCTCGATCTCGGCCGAGCACGGCATCGGCCAGCTCAAGCGCGAGGACAACGCCCGCTACAAGAGCCCGGTCGAACTCGCCGCCATGCGCGCGATCAAGCAGGCGCTCGATCCGCGCGGGCTGATGAATCCGGGCAAGGTGCTATAG
- a CDS encoding DUF2069 domain-containing protein yields MTPAAPVPHSRILHGLSAGSLIALIALCMAWELWLAPLRPGGSWLALKALLLTWPLPGVLRRNRYTMQWASMFILLFFTEGIVRATSDPGASRVLAWAEVVLSLVFFFATIFYLRPFKRAAKARARHDA; encoded by the coding sequence ATGACGCCCGCCGCCCCCGTCCCGCATTCGCGCATCCTGCACGGCTTGAGCGCGGGCAGCCTGATCGCGCTGATCGCGCTGTGCATGGCCTGGGAGCTGTGGCTCGCGCCGTTGCGCCCGGGCGGCTCGTGGCTGGCGTTGAAGGCGCTGCTGCTGACCTGGCCACTGCCGGGGGTGCTGCGCCGCAATCGCTACACGATGCAGTGGGCGTCCATGTTCATCCTGCTGTTCTTCACGGAAGGCATCGTGCGCGCGACGTCCGACCCGGGCGCCTCGCGCGTGCTGGCATGGGCCGAAGTCGTGCTCAGCCTGGTGTTCTTCTTCGCCACCATCTTCTACCTGCGTCCGTTCAAGCGCGCGGCCAAGGCGCGCGCCCGGCACGACGCCTGA
- the wrbA gene encoding NAD(P)H:quinone oxidoreductase, which yields MKDILVLYYSRHGSTRALAEAIAQGIESVDGAQARVRTVPAISTVCEATQPEVPGNGPPYAEVRDLEDCIGLALGSPTRFGNMAAPLKYFLDGTTPQWLSGALAGKPACVFTSTGSMHGGQETTLLSMMMPLLHHGMVMLGLPYQHSELMSTDAGGTPYGPTHVAHRGDTAPLTAIERTLAVAMGRRLAQTALRLAA from the coding sequence ATGAAAGACATCCTCGTCCTGTACTACAGCCGCCACGGCAGCACGCGCGCACTGGCCGAAGCCATCGCGCAAGGCATCGAAAGCGTGGACGGCGCACAGGCGCGCGTGCGCACGGTGCCGGCCATCTCGACCGTGTGTGAAGCCACGCAGCCCGAAGTGCCGGGCAACGGCCCGCCCTACGCGGAGGTGCGCGACCTGGAAGACTGCATCGGCCTGGCGCTCGGCTCGCCCACGCGCTTCGGCAACATGGCCGCGCCGCTCAAGTACTTCCTGGACGGCACCACGCCGCAGTGGCTCTCCGGGGCGCTGGCCGGCAAGCCTGCCTGCGTGTTCACCTCCACCGGCAGCATGCACGGCGGCCAGGAGACCACGCTGCTGTCGATGATGATGCCGCTGTTGCACCATGGCATGGTGATGCTCGGCCTGCCGTACCAGCACAGCGAGTTGATGTCGACCGACGCCGGCGGCACGCCGTACGGGCCGACGCACGTAGCGCATCGCGGCGACACCGCGCCGCTCACCGCCATCGAACGCACGCTGGCCGTGGCGATGGGCCGGCGGCTGGCGCAGACCGCGCTCAGGCTCGCCGCATGA
- a CDS encoding YihY family inner membrane protein — protein sequence MQFDTRVLRQWNVPKLRALQRYALRRAGEDSLPQVAGSLTFTTVLSLVPILTVAFALFTAFPMFQSFRAAIEGYLFSNLVPGNISRPILTYLNQFSHNAKGLTAAGLVGLVVTSVMTMLTVENALNAIWRVRQRRPLAQRVLVFWALVSFGPVLIGASLSVSSYLVSVSAGYVAKLPYGLGVVVGLVPILLSAIAFAMLYVFVPNTLVAWRDAFLAGLVAAVAFEIAKRGFGYYVARFPTYTAVYGTFAALPIFLLWIYVSWLVTLLGATIAATLPIIRQGYWQRRTFPGSEFFDALGILLLLHRARDHAPRTLGELDIGRRLQLEADYVADLLIQLKTLHLVGKLQQDRGQAHWALLCDAHTTTLRPLYEKLVLSLPRLSRTAFAHQLGDTRMLEAQLHNPALDCTLEAVFASGESGVKAAAEAAAAPAAATLAASARA from the coding sequence ATGCAGTTCGATACCCGTGTGCTCCGCCAATGGAATGTCCCCAAGCTGCGTGCGCTGCAGCGCTATGCACTGCGACGCGCGGGCGAGGACAGCCTGCCGCAGGTGGCGGGCAGCCTGACCTTCACCACGGTGCTGTCGCTGGTGCCGATCCTGACGGTGGCGTTCGCGCTGTTCACCGCGTTCCCGATGTTCCAGAGCTTTCGGGCGGCCATCGAGGGCTACCTGTTCAGCAACCTCGTGCCGGGCAACATCAGCCGGCCGATCCTGACGTATCTCAACCAGTTCTCGCACAACGCCAAGGGGCTGACGGCCGCCGGCCTGGTCGGCCTGGTCGTCACGTCGGTGATGACCATGCTCACGGTCGAGAACGCCCTCAACGCCATCTGGCGCGTGCGCCAGCGCCGGCCGCTGGCGCAGCGCGTGCTGGTGTTCTGGGCGTTGGTCAGCTTCGGGCCGGTGCTGATCGGCGCGAGCCTGTCGGTCAGCTCGTACCTGGTGTCGGTCTCGGCGGGCTACGTCGCCAAGCTGCCGTATGGGCTGGGCGTGGTGGTGGGGCTGGTGCCGATCCTGCTGTCGGCCATCGCGTTCGCCATGCTGTATGTGTTCGTGCCGAACACCCTCGTTGCGTGGCGCGATGCGTTTCTGGCGGGGCTGGTTGCCGCCGTGGCCTTCGAAATCGCCAAGCGCGGCTTCGGCTATTACGTGGCGCGCTTTCCCACCTACACGGCGGTCTACGGGACCTTTGCCGCGCTGCCGATCTTCCTGCTGTGGATCTACGTCAGCTGGCTGGTGACGCTGCTGGGCGCGACCATCGCCGCCACCTTGCCGATCATCCGCCAGGGCTATTGGCAGCGCCGCACCTTCCCGGGCAGTGAGTTTTTCGATGCGCTCGGCATCCTGCTGCTGCTGCACCGCGCGCGCGACCACGCGCCACGCACGCTCGGCGAACTGGACATCGGCCGGCGCCTGCAGCTGGAGGCGGATTACGTGGCCGACCTGCTGATCCAGCTGAAGACGCTGCATCTGGTCGGCAAGCTGCAGCAGGATCGCGGGCAGGCGCATTGGGCGCTGCTGTGCGACGCGCATACCACCACGCTGCGCCCGCTTTACGAGAAGCTGGTGCTGAGCCTGCCGCGGCTGTCGCGCACGGCGTTCGCGCATCAGCTGGGCGATACGCGCATGCTCGAGGCCCAGCTCCACAACCCGGCGCTGGATTGCACGCTGGAAGCCGTGTTCGCGTCCGGCGAGTCCGGCGTGAAGGCCGCTGCCGAAGCCGCGGCCGCGCCGGCCGCCGCAACGCTGGCGGCGTCCGCCCGCGCCTGA